CACTGAAATGAATTCCTTGGAAGCAACAACAGCATGTAGCAGAGACCTGGCTTGGATTTAATATCTTCTTAAAGAAGATACTTTGTtctgtttcctctcctctgtgAGCCACCCTCTCTCCTGGAAACCTACCTTGCAAACCTACCTTGCAAACCTAGTACAAAAGGGCTGAACTGAACACAGTGCATAGCACAAGCCCTCTAATTGTCCTCATCTTTCCCTTGTCCCACTCTGCAGGCTGATGGACCTGGCCAAAGAAATGACCAAAGAGGCCCTGCCAATAAAATGCCTGGAAGCTGTGATCCTGGGAATGTATCCTTTCCTCTTGGAGTTGTGCATGTCTGCCCATCCTTGTGTTTTTGCCTCTGCTCTCTTGCTTGTGACACTTTGAGGGTGGTGATAATATTGTCACCAAGCCCcacattcctctttttttcctccccagttcTCCCACAAAAGCCCACCAATGAAATCCAAATCCAAGCAATTCTCTAAAGTATCAGAACAACTTTGGAGTTGCTCCTCCACCAAGAAGGGTGGTGCTGCTCTGGTCAGCCATATAAGATTGTAAAAGACAAAAGAGCAGCTAAAGAGGAGCATAAACACTAGCTAGAGTTTGGTCAAGAAACCCTTTGTGGATAGCATTGTTCCCTTACTGCCTGTATGTGTTCTGCATTAAAATAACTTATGGATCCTCCCCAACTTCTAATTATGGTGTATGTCACTTACTAGCTTAGGCAATACCTTTATTAGTTCTAGATGTATGTTATCTTTTAAGTACACATCTTTCCTAGCCATCTTCCAGATTTAGTTTGTGGTACTTGGGCTGTAGGTTCTTCATGCACCTGGAGGGGCAGAGATGGTGAGTGAATGGTTCAAAAATTGAGGTTGGTGAGTTTTTATCCTGAAAGTGTATGAAACAGTAGCTAGTGAAACAgattaaaacaaaccaaggaaTAATGCTGCAGTGTTAACAGTTTGGGGGCTATGGAATACAGTACACTTAAGGTGCTAGCATTGCAACTTCTGCATCACAGAACTGCATCAAAATTAACTTCTCTTTGTTTGCTGTCTCCTTAAAGAGGCCAAATCTGTTTTCCCCATAACCCAGATGAAAGTAGGGCAGCTTACAATGAGCTGGGCTCTTGACCTGGAGAACAAATCCTGTCTATGTGATGCCTGAATCAATGGGGAGTCTGTTAAGCAGGCTGGGAGGGTCTGGAGCAGGTAGGACATTCTTGTCAGGAAACTGTTACCACCAGTTATTTCCTGAATAATGGCTGCTGTCAGTTACCTCACCAACAACATGACCACACTGGACCGTTTCCCCATCAGCTTCAAAACCCACTTCTCAGGGAACTACTTCCGACACATCGTGCTGGGGGTGAACTTTGGCGGCCGCTATGGGGCACTGGGCATCAGCCGCCGTGAGGAACTGATGTACAAAGCACCTGTCTTCCGCACACTGAGCGAACTCATCTTTGACTTCGAGGAGGCGTATCGCCGCTGCTGGCACACTCTGAAAAAGGTGAAGCTGGGCCACTGCGTGTCCCATGACCCACACAGTGTGGAGCAGATTGAGTGGAAGCGCTCCATCCTGGATCTAGATAAGCTAACACGGGAAGACTTTCGCAAAGAGCTTGAGAGACATGCCCGTGATATGAGGCTGAAGGTAAGCAGCAAGGATGAAGTAGCTCACTGCTACgtcctctgccctgcctgggtgCTGATGTACTGGGAGAATGAAGTGACAGGAAACTTTTACTTCTAGATGTCTGGAGTGGAAAGTGAATTGGAGGCTGGGGCCTCTTTCTTACTGAATATCACCCACTTTATACAGGCTGGTCCCCTAATGGATGCttgtgtgcagtgctgcagctgtgattAGGCTGGACTGTATACAGTCCTTGGAGCCATAGCTGTCACTGTAACTtgttttttctggcttttgcaTTTTTGATGCACTTGCCTTgcctttttgtcttctttttaataataaatcatTGTTAGTTTTTGTGGCTTTTGTTATTACTCACGTTGGCTTTCTGCTCATGCAgctcttaattttatttttctggcagATTGGGAAAGGAACTGGACCACCATCTCCCACcaaggacagaaagaaagatgtCTCCTCCCCACAAAGAGGTCAGGCCAGCCCCCATCGGCGAAACAGCCGTGGGGACCGACGGTGAGTGGGACTGCTGGGCAGGAGATCTATCTAGAACATCTGTTTTACTCAGACTCCATgttgctgtttggttttggatCATTTTGATGTCCTACTGTGTTTCTTTAGAACAGTGGATATTTCTCTGACCTGCAGTAGCATTCTTCCCTAGTCAGTACCATTGTGAATTTATCATTGCTTAGGGATTTGAGGGGacagttggggttttttgcttgcttgttttggcagggaggaggaggcagctaAAAGAGACAGTGATGTTGGTAGCTGACTTTTAACCTTACACATGGGTCTGAGCTCTGGTGTCTCACAGACCTGTGCCTCAAAGAGATTCCAAAAATTATTCTGCTGTCAGCAAGATTGTTTTCCTGATAACCTGGGATTCCAGAATGGTCCTCCTACTTCCTAACCTGCATTCTGTTGAGATCATTGGGAGAATTACTGGAGGCTGCAGAATAGTTCTGTCCTCAGTAGTGCAGGACTAAGGCTAAAGCTCTGTGTaccttttcctgtgctgctaTCTCTATGTGCAGCATCACCTGACTGAAAACAGTTTCTGAAGAGCTGTTACCTTCTTTGCTCACAGGCCATCTGGTGAGAAGAAGCCTGCCGATTCCAAAGCCATGCCAGACCTCAATGGGTACCAGATCCGGGTATGAAGAGAGCTGTGCCTTGTGTGCCTGGCTCTATGGACTTCTTGCTGGCCACAGTTAGGACCTGGATCCACCTACTGTGATTCTGACAAATGGGACAGGGGAGTGGGAGCAAAAGAGAGTGCTGATTTTCCCAGGTGCTTACTAGTGGGccagtcccagagctggatcCCATGGGTCCCAGAGGATTCGCCTGCCTGTTTCTGGGAGAGGTGATCATCttaattcatttaaatattttttaaaaaaaagaaaaaaaagaaaaaatatgtacatTAGTGGGAGTTTGCTTCAGGAAGAATATTAAGTGAGTGGGGTCAGTGGACTTACTATCTTTGCCTTGACAGCAAGCAGATGGAGCATCTTGTCAACAGTACTTCTTCCCTGTGTGCACAGTTTTCAACCCCTGCAAGTCCTGCAGGGCTGAAGGAGAAGTGATGCTGGAATGGGATGGCCCCTGAATCTTGTACAAAAACTCCTGGTTTTGTCATTATGAACACTTTGTTTATCATTGCTCTTGTGAGAGTAGGTCTGAATTTCCTCAGCCTGATTTATTGACCATACAAAGTCTTCTCATccagaaaaaacacattttgtatGCTTAGTCCTGCCTATTTCAAAGTATTTCATTGTCTCTGAGGGGGTAGACAGTGGAATGCTGGTGAATTGTTGCTGTAGGTCCTTTGGTGGTTGAGTGGATCAGGATATGCCTATACCACAGCTACATGAAAGCAGGCATAGAGAGCTCAATTGTTCCAGCAATGGGGGAGATGGGGCAGGTGGGGGCTGGTGGAAAACCTGAACTTCACACCATCTGTTCATCAGCCTTCTCTCTATTAACTTCTAGTGGCTGCTACTCAGAAAGCTTATGGCAGGCACTTCAGTCACTGAGGTACGAGTTTTAAGAGTAAAAAGTTAAAGAAGGATGTAATAATGTGAACAGGTTTTAcaagcattttttcctttccacaagGCTCTTGCTCCTTCCTTTGGGTTGTGTTAGTGCCAGAGTTGCACACACCTGTTTGTGAGAAGCTCTGCTCAAGGAAATTGCAGCTGCCTTCCTGACAGCTCACCCTGGAGCCTCCTGAAAGCAGTTCCCCACcccagtgccagtgctgtgcttgtGTTCTGGCTCTTTGCACAGCTGCAGTATGTAACAGCACCACTTACACTAACCTTTCCcaaagggctgggctgggccttTCTGCCACTTGTGGCCTTTACTTCCTATGCTTCTTTTGGGGAATTGTTGTATTACTGATTCAGCAGTGTAATGCTTGTCAGAAATCTGGAGTATTGTCAGGATCTCTCTGTTTGACGCCTAGGCCATGGGAACAGTGGGATTTCCAGAAGCCAGAACAGCATGGTCTTAAAGTGATTTGGATGCATGAATCTGGGGGATGCATAAACTGATCTTGGGAGTGGGAGTATCCCGGAGAGAAACAGTCTTGTTTTATCACAGCACTGACAAGGAGGTACACTTTCTGAAATACcacatatttaattttgttaGAACTGAGctaattctttcctttctttctttgttaGAAACATGATGGAACTTAGCTCTACTAGTTTTTTTGTTACGGTATTCCTGTGCCTCATCCTCATAATAAGTAGAGCTATTTTGGTGGCAGAGAATGGATTCTTAACCCCAAACAAATCAGCTCTTCTGCCTAGTTAAAGCAGTTAATCCTCGAAGCACCACCCACAAGCGATTTAACTCAGACCTTACAGGTTCCTAATTGCACGTCCTTAACTGTGATGTAACTTGCAAGGTGTATCCATACCACTGCAGTCAGTCCTTCCAATCTCCCTTTGTAGTCTGtacttttctgctgtgctgtacaaccaggagaaaaatctgtaaGAAGGTGGCAGAACTTGCTGCTGAGCCAAGAGAAAGTAATCCAGAAGAGGATGCCAGTTTCCACAGTACAGTGCAACACCTGTCCACTCCCTTATATTCCAGCTACATGCAACAACTGAAGttaacagcagcagtgagccAAGCACCCATTGAACATGTCCTCTGGTCATTTTTGTGTGGCTGTAAAGTAACATATTTAGTGTCTGGATGCTAACCATGATGTTAGCTGTAAAGGCACCACAGCTACCTGTAAATAATATGGGCCACTTGGAAGCCACAAACTGCCTTTGCATAATGTTTACTATGCAGCAGACTGAAAGTTCAGATGCCACTGTGAATCATATGATAAATACAAGCAGCAGTCAGCAAGGGAAACTGACTGTCAGGTTTTATTATAAAGTGGATGAAATCCAGAacttaaagaaaattataaaagatgCCTAGAATGCATCTTCACTATGATTTTGTTTAGTCAATTGGTTAGTTAATTCAGAGTAACTGGAGAGCTCTTGAGAGTAATTAGTAGTTTAATACAGAGAACATTGAATAACTGGACAGACTTGAGCTTTGTTAGATGGAAAGGGGAAATGTGGGGGTGGGAGGAAGACTTTACAACAGATGAGACAAGTGAAGGGTCAGCTGCAATTTATTGATGCTTTCATGAGAGCAGGGCAACAGGGGTGTTCAGCAGTGTTAGATCACCAAGGCAGAATGGcttaaaacaaaatgctttgtttgaCTTTGTAATTAAGAGCTTTCCTGCAGGATGTAACTGAGGCCAATAGCTTAGAAAAGCTATTTAGCttagaaaaagcaaaggaaatggaTGTT
This sequence is a window from Serinus canaria isolate serCan28SL12 chromosome 5, serCan2020, whole genome shotgun sequence. Protein-coding genes within it:
- the VASH1 gene encoding tubulinyl-Tyr carboxypeptidase 1; its protein translation is MPMPGGDGAAAARQPPSGEAAAPRDEEQQEEEGEEDLRDGGVPFFVNRGGLPVDEPTWERMWRHVGRIHPEGDRVAQRIRGAADLPKIPIPSVPVFQPSTPIPERLEAVQRYIRELQYNHTGTQFFEIKKSRPLTGLMDLAKEMTKEALPIKCLEAVILGIYLTNNMTTLDRFPISFKTHFSGNYFRHIVLGVNFGGRYGALGISRREELMYKAPVFRTLSELIFDFEEAYRRCWHTLKKVKLGHCVSHDPHSVEQIEWKRSILDLDKLTREDFRKELERHARDMRLKIGKGTGPPSPTKDRKKDVSSPQRGQASPHRRNSRGDRRPSGEKKPADSKAMPDLNGYQIRV